The following coding sequences are from one bacterium SCSIO 12741 window:
- a CDS encoding META domain-containing protein, with protein MKSKWGLIVLMLALVLGSCKNTEVAPESNQTATSQEKETSTPKEIALPNGSWQLVAVMDAGELMDIPYSEWKVKLNFPPEGQGNVGIKSPCNSGGCGYTAKSGSIQFNTNCFFTEMYCEEEQRNIWQNKLVAYLHKITSYEFAEDGNYLYLNGLQTQLKFVAEE; from the coding sequence ATGAAAAGTAAATGGGGGCTAATAGTGTTGATGCTCGCCTTGGTTTTGGGGAGTTGCAAAAACACCGAAGTGGCTCCAGAATCTAATCAGACGGCTACTTCTCAGGAAAAGGAGACTTCAACACCCAAGGAAATAGCACTTCCGAATGGGAGCTGGCAACTTGTGGCCGTTATGGATGCAGGAGAGTTGATGGATATTCCTTACTCCGAATGGAAAGTGAAATTGAATTTTCCTCCTGAAGGCCAAGGCAACGTTGGTATCAAATCACCTTGCAATTCGGGTGGTTGTGGCTACACAGCCAAATCGGGTAGTATTCAATTCAACACCAATTGTTTCTTCACGGAAATGTATTGTGAAGAAGAACAGCGAAATATCTGGCAGAATAAATTAGTCGCCTACCTCCATAAAATAACCTCCTATGAGTTTGCTGAGGATGGCAATTACCTCTACTTAAATGGTTTACAAACCCAATTAAAATTTGTTGCTGAAGAATGA
- the ychF gene encoding redox-regulated ATPase YchF: MALKCGIVGLPNVGKSTLFNCLSSAKAQSANFPFCTIEPNVGVITVPDERLTKLSELVNPEKIVPTTVEIVDIAGLVKGASKGEGLGNQFLGNIRECNAIIHVLRCFEDDNIVHVDGSVDPIRDKEVIDLELQLKDLETVDKALDKARKMARTGDKDAKKVVEVIEVYKSHLESGKSARSVPLEDKQKELAGDMQLLTDKPVLYVCNVDESSAANGNEYTQRVEEMVKDENCQVLYLCAAIESDISELDTYDEKQMFLEELGLEEPGVNKLIKSAYQLLDLETYFTAGVKEVRAWTINRGTKAPQAAAVIHTDFEKGFIRAEVIKYNDFVEFGSESGCRDAGKLNVEGKEYVVEDGDVMHFRFNV; encoded by the coding sequence ATGGCTTTGAAATGTGGTATTGTAGGACTTCCAAATGTTGGAAAATCAACTTTGTTTAATTGTTTGTCCAGTGCGAAAGCACAATCGGCCAATTTCCCTTTCTGTACCATTGAGCCAAATGTAGGTGTCATCACCGTTCCTGATGAGCGGTTGACTAAGCTTTCTGAGCTGGTTAATCCTGAGAAAATTGTTCCTACTACCGTAGAAATCGTTGACATTGCCGGATTGGTTAAAGGAGCCAGCAAGGGAGAAGGATTGGGAAATCAATTCCTGGGAAATATTCGGGAATGTAACGCCATCATCCATGTGTTGCGTTGTTTTGAAGATGATAACATCGTTCACGTTGATGGTTCCGTAGATCCTATTCGCGACAAAGAAGTAATCGATCTGGAATTGCAACTTAAAGATCTCGAGACGGTAGACAAAGCCTTGGATAAAGCCCGTAAAATGGCTCGTACCGGTGACAAGGATGCCAAGAAAGTAGTGGAAGTTATCGAGGTGTATAAGTCTCATTTGGAATCCGGAAAGTCGGCTCGAAGTGTGCCTTTGGAAGATAAGCAGAAAGAACTGGCCGGCGATATGCAATTGCTTACCGATAAGCCCGTATTGTACGTATGCAATGTGGACGAAAGTTCTGCGGCCAATGGGAATGAATATACCCAACGTGTAGAAGAAATGGTGAAGGATGAGAATTGCCAGGTCCTTTATCTCTGCGCAGCCATTGAGTCCGATATTTCTGAATTGGACACTTACGACGAAAAGCAGATGTTTCTGGAAGAATTGGGCTTGGAAGAGCCAGGTGTAAATAAGCTGATTAAATCGGCTTACCAGTTACTCGACTTGGAAACCTACTTTACCGCTGGTGTCAAAGAAGTTCGTGCCTGGACTATCAATAGAGGCACAAAAGCTCCTCAAGCTGCCGCAGTAATCCATACCGATTTCGAAAAAGGATTTATCCGTGCCGAAGTGATCAAATACAACGATTTCGTTGAATTCGGTTCTGAATCGGGTTGTAGAGATGCCGGAAAGCTAAATGTGGAAGGAAAGGAATACGTTGTGGAAGATGGCGACGTGATGCATTTCCGTTTCAACGTGTAG
- a CDS encoding response regulator transcription factor, with the protein MRALLVDDETLCRNDLSSLLKHNCPEITEIQVAESVDRAVEIWDDYCPEVLFLDIQMPQKNGFELLDAINLKDLFVIFVTAHEEYALRAIKAGPTGYLMKPVDHDELKETVSHTKELYDQRKHIRFEYQHALEHLIESVAQKKAPEKICLPHLNKLSMIEIRQIVLLSATSNYTTFHLEDGTSIVLAKTIRSFESVLGDDFIRIHRSYCVNLQHIKEFSHAGNELKMSNGKRLPVSRRRVSFLIQKMKGYSY; encoded by the coding sequence ATGAGAGCCTTATTGGTTGATGACGAAACGCTTTGCAGAAACGATCTATCTTCTTTATTAAAACACAATTGCCCGGAAATTACTGAAATTCAAGTGGCTGAATCAGTGGATCGAGCGGTAGAAATTTGGGATGACTATTGCCCTGAGGTGCTTTTTCTGGACATCCAGATGCCTCAAAAAAATGGTTTCGAGTTACTGGATGCCATTAACCTGAAGGACTTGTTTGTCATATTCGTCACGGCCCATGAAGAATATGCCCTTAGAGCCATTAAAGCCGGCCCTACAGGATATCTAATGAAACCCGTGGATCACGACGAACTGAAGGAAACCGTGAGCCATACCAAAGAACTCTATGATCAGAGAAAACACATTCGATTCGAATACCAGCACGCATTGGAACATTTGATAGAATCCGTTGCTCAAAAAAAGGCTCCTGAAAAAATTTGCCTGCCTCATCTCAACAAATTGAGCATGATTGAAATCCGGCAAATTGTATTGCTTTCAGCAACGAGCAACTACACTACCTTTCATCTGGAAGATGGAACGAGTATCGTATTGGCCAAAACCATTCGATCTTTTGAGTCTGTATTGGGTGACGATTTTATTCGCATTCATCGTTCCTATTGCGTTAACCTCCAGCATATCAAGGAGTTTTCGCACGCCGGAAATGAGCTTAAAATGAGCAATGGAAAGCGTTTGCCAGTTTCTCGGAGAAGGGTCAGCTTTTTGATTCAGAAAATGAAAGGCTACAGCTATTAA
- a CDS encoding T9SS type A sorting domain-containing protein yields the protein MKSTISILLFFLLFSTASFGQKGFEVVQEHQAEIVCDTVIICYDCCFEFEVVPKFFPVCFDSCNGNLDNVFEILHKPCKSQLDRSPVFSTAFTNITVNSGGTLGNCHTCSSPVSTGTGPVPTFNMAVCSPGWQSANFDITLYDSDGNKIGVCVNKRVQFYVPACPDDPFRGISVHPNPTFDHISWEQSENISKVEILNSGGHVVVSDSHPSGNLQTGDLENGTYYVRFTYTDGTFSFTKIVK from the coding sequence ATGAAAAGTACCATCAGCATTCTATTATTTTTCCTTCTATTCTCAACAGCCTCTTTTGGCCAAAAAGGATTTGAAGTTGTCCAGGAACATCAAGCCGAAATTGTTTGCGACACCGTGATTATATGTTACGATTGTTGTTTCGAATTTGAAGTTGTTCCTAAATTTTTCCCGGTATGCTTTGATAGCTGCAACGGAAACCTGGATAATGTCTTTGAAATCCTGCACAAACCCTGTAAATCCCAATTGGATCGATCACCGGTCTTCTCTACGGCATTTACCAACATCACCGTAAACTCGGGAGGTACATTGGGCAACTGTCACACTTGCTCTTCTCCGGTTTCTACAGGTACTGGTCCAGTTCCGACTTTTAATATGGCGGTATGCAGTCCGGGATGGCAATCGGCCAACTTTGACATCACGCTATATGATAGTGATGGCAACAAGATCGGCGTATGTGTGAATAAGCGGGTTCAATTCTATGTTCCAGCTTGTCCCGATGATCCATTCCGTGGAATTTCAGTTCACCCTAACCCTACCTTTGATCACATCAGTTGGGAGCAAAGTGAAAACATTAGCAAAGTCGAAATACTAAATAGTGGTGGTCATGTAGTGGTTTCAGATAGTCACCCCTCTGGAAACCTGCAAACCGGAGACCTTGAAAATGGCACCTACTACGTTCGTTTCACCTATACGGACGGAACCTTTAGCTTTACCAAAATCGTTAAATAA
- a CDS encoding type IIA DNA topoisomerase subunit B: protein MAQEVQYNEDNIRSLDWKEHIRMRPGMYIGKTGDGSAADDGVYILIKEVLDNSIDEFVMGNGKNIDVAIKDNTVKVRDYGRGIPLGKVIDCVSKINTGGKYDSKAFKKSVGLNGVGTKAVNALSDYFKVESIREGKIKSAEFNRGELTEDHNIQDSSLRRGTRMTFIPDNSIFKNYKFRLEYVRNLLWNYAYLNRGLKLHMNGEEFFSENGLLDLLNTKLSADPLYPVIHLVGEDIEVAITHTNSYGEEYYTFVNGQYTTQGGTHQGAFREAYAKVVREFFGKNYEAVDIRSGLVVAVSVKVIEPVFESQTKTKLGSTEIEPGGKSMRAFVSDFMSRELDNFFHKNPAVVEPLQRKILQSERERKDMAGIRKLARKRAKEVSLHNKKLRDCKVHLNDKKDDPLKLETTLFITEGDSASGSITKARNVKTQAVFSLKGKPLNSFGLTKKIVYQNEEFNLLQAALNIEEGLEGLRYNNVVIATDADVDGMHIRLLMITFFLQFFPDLVKAGHLYVLETPLFRVRNKQKTIYCYSDEEKELAIAELKGKPEITRFKGLGEISPDEFKGFIGSDVRLDPVIIGNDTGIHPLLTFYMGKNTPDRQKFIIENLKVEKDLVDEK, encoded by the coding sequence ATGGCTCAGGAAGTTCAATACAACGAAGACAACATACGATCCCTTGATTGGAAAGAACACATTCGAATGCGACCTGGAATGTACATCGGGAAAACCGGTGATGGTTCCGCTGCTGATGATGGGGTTTATATTCTGATCAAGGAGGTGTTGGACAACTCGATTGACGAGTTTGTCATGGGCAATGGAAAAAATATTGATGTTGCCATTAAAGACAATACCGTAAAGGTGCGGGATTATGGTCGTGGTATTCCGCTGGGTAAGGTGATCGATTGTGTGTCGAAGATCAATACCGGGGGTAAATACGACTCCAAGGCCTTTAAAAAGTCGGTGGGTTTGAATGGGGTCGGTACCAAAGCCGTAAATGCCCTATCAGACTATTTCAAGGTGGAATCCATTCGGGAGGGAAAAATCAAGAGTGCTGAATTTAACCGAGGTGAGTTGACAGAGGACCATAATATCCAAGACTCTTCCCTGCGCAGAGGTACTCGAATGACCTTCATTCCCGACAATTCCATTTTCAAAAACTACAAATTCAGACTGGAGTACGTTCGTAACCTGCTCTGGAACTATGCCTACCTCAACAGAGGCCTGAAGCTGCACATGAATGGAGAGGAGTTTTTCTCCGAAAACGGGCTTCTCGATTTATTGAATACAAAGCTTTCTGCAGATCCACTGTATCCTGTTATTCACCTGGTAGGCGAGGATATTGAAGTAGCTATTACTCACACCAATTCTTATGGTGAAGAATACTACACCTTCGTAAACGGGCAGTACACTACCCAGGGAGGTACCCACCAGGGGGCTTTCCGTGAAGCCTACGCCAAAGTGGTTCGCGAATTCTTTGGCAAGAATTACGAAGCGGTGGACATTCGCTCGGGGCTGGTTGTGGCCGTGAGTGTAAAAGTAATTGAGCCTGTATTTGAATCGCAAACGAAAACGAAATTAGGAAGTACCGAAATTGAGCCAGGTGGAAAGTCTATGCGGGCTTTTGTTTCTGATTTCATGTCCAGGGAACTGGATAATTTCTTCCACAAGAACCCAGCTGTGGTTGAGCCCCTGCAACGCAAAATCCTGCAAAGTGAGCGTGAGCGTAAGGACATGGCGGGAATTCGCAAATTGGCCCGAAAGCGCGCCAAAGAGGTTTCTCTGCACAACAAGAAGCTTCGGGATTGCAAGGTTCACCTGAACGATAAAAAAGATGATCCTCTCAAGCTCGAAACTACCTTGTTCATTACGGAGGGAGATTCGGCATCCGGATCCATTACCAAAGCGAGAAATGTAAAAACACAGGCCGTATTTAGCCTCAAGGGTAAGCCTCTTAATTCTTTTGGCCTCACCAAAAAGATTGTTTACCAAAACGAAGAGTTTAATCTTTTGCAGGCCGCTCTCAACATTGAAGAGGGCTTAGAAGGACTTCGCTACAACAACGTAGTTATCGCAACGGATGCGGATGTAGATGGTATGCATATTCGCCTGTTGATGATCACTTTCTTCCTCCAGTTTTTCCCAGATCTGGTAAAGGCCGGGCACTTGTATGTTTTGGAAACACCTCTGTTTCGGGTTAGAAACAAGCAGAAGACAATCTATTGCTATTCCGACGAGGAAAAAGAATTGGCCATTGCCGAGTTAAAAGGAAAACCCGAGATTACCCGATTTAAAGGTTTGGGAGAGATTTCGCCAGACGAGTTCAAAGGGTTTATTGGATCTGATGTAAGACTGGATCCTGTGATCATTGGTAACGATACCGGTATCCACCCCTTGTTAACTTTCTACATGGGCAAGAATACGCCCGACCGTCAGAAATTTATCATCGAAAACCTCAAAGTAGAAAAGGACCTGGTGGATGAAAAGTAA